CGAGGCCGGGCGGGGCGGCCTGGCCGCCGAGCAGCACCCGGTCGAAGCGCGCGAGCGCCTCGCGCACGCCCCGGTCGTGCTCGGCGGCCTCGAGCACGCGCGCCAGTTGCACCGGCACGAGCGAGGTGTACGCGCGGTCGTGGCTGCGGCGGAGCGGGGCGGCGGCGGCCGCGAACGCGACCGGGTCGAAGCGCTCGCCCGGCACGTCGAGGGGTTCGGTGCCCGCGGCGAGCGCGCGCACGATGACCTGCAGCCCGGCGATGTAGTGGCCGGGCAACGCGAGCACCCAGCGTCCGGCCCCGCCGAGCGCCTCGTGCGTCGCGTCCGCGCTCGCGAGCAGCGCCTCGGACGAGAGCGCCACCCGCTTGGGCGCCTCGGTCGACCCGCTGGTCTCGACGACGACGGCGACCCGGTCGTCGACCTCGCCGACGACGTCGCCGGGCGCCAGGAGCCGGCCGCCCGGCATCCGATGCCCCGGTGGCACCGGGAAGACCGCGGCCCCTCCCCCGTGGAGCGCCGCACGCGCGGCCTCGACGAGCCCGTCGACGTCGTCGGCGGCGACCGTGACGAGCGGGCGGGTCATGGTCGAGCCTGCGACGCGCGGGCTCCGCGGCGCGCGCAGCTCAGGGGCATCCGCCTCAGAACTGCCACGGGAACGGCGCCCAGTCGGGATCGCGCTTCTCGAGGAACGAGTCGCGCCCCTCGACCGCCTCGTCGGTGCCGTAGGCGAGGCGCGTGGCCTCGCCCGCGAACACCTGCTGGCCGACCAATCCGTCGTCGACGGCGTTGAACGCGAACTTCAGCATGCGGATCGCCGTGGGCGACTTCGTGAGGATCGTGCGCGCCATCGACACGGCCTCGCGCTCGAGGTCGGCGTGCGGCACGACCCGGTTGACCGAGCCCATCTCGTGGGCGCGCTGAGCCGAGTACTCCTCCGCGAGGAAGAACACCTCGCGCGCGAACTTCTGGCCGATCTGACGGGCGAAGTAGGCCGAGCCGTAGCCGGCGTCGAAGCTGCCGACATCGGCATCGGTCTGCTTGAACCTCCCGTGCTCGGCGGATGCCACGGTCAGGTCGCACACCACGTGCAGCGAGTGCCCGCCGCCGGCCGCCCAGCCCGGCACGACCGCGATGACGACCTTCGGCATGAAGCGGATCAGGCGCTGCACCTCGAGGATGTGGAGCCGGCCGCTCCGGGCCGCGTCGATGCCGGAGGCCTCCTCGCCGTCGGCGTACCGGTAGCCGTCGCGGCCCCGGATGCGCTGGTCGCCGCCGGAGCAGAACGCCCAGCCGCCGTCGCGCGGGCTCGGACCGTTGCCGGTGAGCAGCACGACGCCGACACGCGGGTTCGTGCGGGCATCCTCGAGGGCCGCGTACAGCTCGTCGACCGTGTGCGGACGGAACGCGTTGCGCACCTCGGGGCGGTCGAACGCGACCCGGGCGATGCGGCCGTCGAGCGAGTGGTGGTACGTGATGTCGGTGAAGGCTGCGCCGCCGGTGACGGATGCCGCGGCATCCGCCCATTCACCCGCATCGAAGAGTTCGGAGACCTGCTCGACCATGGCTCCAGCCTAGTTCCGGGCGGCTCGGCGGGCGCGGTGGCAGACTCGGGGCATGAGCGCCGACGTCCTGCCGCCACTGCACGACCTGCTCGACACCGCCCGGGTGGTGGCGCTGCCGCTGGTGACCCGATTCCGCGGCATCACGGTGCGCGAGGCGCTGCTGCTCGAGGGGCCGGAGGGCTGGACCGAGTTCGCGCCGTTCGCGGAGTACGACGACGAGGAGGCATCCGCCTGGCTCGCCGCCGCGATCGACTTCGGGTGGCGGCAGGCGCCGCCGGTGCTCCGCGACCGCATCCCGGTCAACGCCACGGTGCCGGCCGTCGACGCCGACGAGGTGCCGGCCGTGCTCGCGCGGTTCCCGGGGTGCCGCACCGCGAAGGTGAAGGTCGCCGCGGGCGACCAGGTGCTCGCGCAGGACGTCGCGCGGGTGCGCGCGGTGCGCGAGGCGCTCGGGCCCGAGGGGCGCGTGCGGCTGGACGCGAACGGCGGCTGGAACATCGACGAGGCCGAGCACGCGATCCACGCGCTGGCCGA
This portion of the Agromyces rhizosphaerae genome encodes:
- a CDS encoding 1,4-dihydroxy-2-naphthoyl-CoA synthase, with translation MVEQVSELFDAGEWADAAASVTGGAAFTDITYHHSLDGRIARVAFDRPEVRNAFRPHTVDELYAALEDARTNPRVGVVLLTGNGPSPRDGGWAFCSGGDQRIRGRDGYRYADGEEASGIDAARSGRLHILEVQRLIRFMPKVVIAVVPGWAAGGGHSLHVVCDLTVASAEHGRFKQTDADVGSFDAGYGSAYFARQIGQKFAREVFFLAEEYSAQRAHEMGSVNRVVPHADLEREAVSMARTILTKSPTAIRMLKFAFNAVDDGLVGQQVFAGEATRLAYGTDEAVEGRDSFLEKRDPDWAPFPWQF